In Ahaetulla prasina isolate Xishuangbanna chromosome 6, ASM2864084v1, whole genome shotgun sequence, a single window of DNA contains:
- the ANKUB1 gene encoding protein ANKUB1 isoform X3, protein MRIFVAFEGLCESFDISPENTVQDVKLMIKEEDKPIFYVYNPVTHEKLSIMGRIYLLSSKVSDLKTLVTLKCGFPSSIYCLRTPEGREMFDCNTPNDYQLDIGTTLRLDVWNGWREFLTSCILGNKPKIQYYLSKEEPILRYQKRVALYMAAFFGHLQVSVWLLKKGVKPTETIGVHPYREWCQEDDHSDNMKCPVHAAAEAGQLMILKAFVNSSALSLQCQNSAGQTPLQLCIQQRHKDCVLYLVTKLWSVVSYPTFSLPMKIYIKLKLWLLKSQNNIYSVKKYNPAAAFKTRVGDVVFVDGFTKPEMTSRGFCSAVIKHASSRGCTLPDLNNQFQHERSRYHLTISDMYLKAKNVRLPPVAGAKKKGSKDRQWQKRKPRKKNTRLNEEYMDQNMCLARVPLPSNALLKPAYYYSIPNVEFLLNPSLESFSEYCGRTPRENAIYCLAIASEFKEKPWLQQLNIARTLARKSICKPTY, encoded by the exons GAAGAAGACAAGCCAATTTTCTATGTATACAACCCAGTCACTCATGAAAAATTGTCCATAATGGGAAGGATTTATCTTCTTTCATCAAAGGTTTCAGATCTGAAAACTTTAGTGACCTTGAAATGTGGTTTTCCAAGTAGCATTTATTGTCTCAGGACTCCAGAGGGCAGGGAGATGTTTGACTGCAATACTCCGAATGATTATCAGTTAGATATAG GCACAACTCTTCGTTTGGATGTTTGGAATGGATGGAGAGAATTCTTGACCAGCTGTATCCTAGGAAACAAACCCAAGATCCAGTATTATCTGTCAAAGGAAGAACCAATACTCAG ATATCAAAAGAGAGTAGCTCTTTACATGGCAGCCTTTTTCGGACACCTTCAGGTTTCAGTCTGGCTCTTGAAAAAGGGAGTGAAGCCCACTGAAACAATTGGTGTACATCCTTATCGTGAGTGGTGTCAAGAAGACGATCATTCTGACAACATGAAATGTCCCGTTCATGCAGCTGCAGAAGCAGGCCAACTTATGATACTGAAAGCATTTGTTAATTCCAGTGCATTATCCCTTCAATGCCAAAATTCTGCAGGGCAAACGCCATTGCAGCTATGTATCCAGCAGAGACATAAAGATTGTGTATTATATTTAGTCACCAAGTTATGGTCGGTGGTTTCTTATCCTACATTCTCTCTGCCCATGAAAATCTATATTAAGTTAAAGCTTTGGCTTCTTAAATCTCAAAATAACATCTATTCAGTCAAGAAGTACAACCCTGCTGCAGCCTTCAAAACACGAGTTGGGGATGTTGTCTTTGTGGATGGTTTCACAAAACCAGAAATGACCTCCAGAGGGTTTTGCTCAGCCGTGATCAAACATGCAAGTAGCAGAGGTTGCACACTGCCAGATTTAAATAATCAGTTTCAACATGAGCGATCTCGGTACCATTTGACCATATCTGATATGTACCTCAAAGCGAAAAATGTTAGATTACCTCCAGTGGCAGGTGCAAAGAAGAAAGGTAGCAAAGATAGACAATGGCAAAAAaggaaacctagaaaaaagaacacACGGCTTAATGAAGAATACATGGACCAAAATATGTGTTTAGCAAGAGTTCCTCTGCCTTCTAATGCTCTCCTCAAACCAGCATACTATTATTCCATACCTAATGTAGAGTTCCTGCTAAATCCTTCCCTGGAGTCGTTTTCAGAATACTGTGGAAGAACTCCAAGAGAGAATGCAATCTACTGCTTAGCCATAGCCAG TGAATTTAAAGAGAAGCCTTGGCTGCAACAATTGAACATTGCAAGAACCCTAGCTAGAAAAAGTATATGTAAACCTACATACTAA